In one window of Arachis ipaensis cultivar K30076 chromosome B06, Araip1.1, whole genome shotgun sequence DNA:
- the LOC107645336 gene encoding glutathione S-transferase — protein MAAVKVYGPTLSTAVSRVLACLIEKDVQFEVIPVNMSKGEHKRPEFLSLQPFGQVPAFQDGNISLFESRAICRYVCEKYAERGNKGLYGTDPLAKASIDQWVEAEGQSFNPPSSALVFQLAFAPRMKLKQDEGVIRQNEEKLAKVLDVYDKRLSQTRFLAGDDFSFADLSHLPNAHYLVTATDRAPLFTQRDNVSRWWNDISTRHSWNEVLRLHKTAY, from the exons ATGGCAGCAGTGAAAGTGTACGGACCAACCCTGTCGACGGCGGTGTCAAGGGTGCTGGCCTGTCTGATCGAGAAGGATGTGCAGTTTGAGGTGATTCCGGTGAATATGTCGAAAGGAGAACATAAGAGACCTGAATTCCTGTCCCTTCAG CCTTTTGGCCAAGTCCCTGCATTTCAAGACGGCAACATCTCCCTCTTCG AGTCAAGAGCAATATGCCGGTATGTATGTGAGAAATACGCGGAGAGGGGGAACAAGGGATTGTACGGAACGGACCCATTGGCGAAGGCATCCATAGATCAGTGGGTGGAGGCGGAGGGGCAGAGCTTCAACCCCCCAAGCTCAGCGCTGGTGTTCCAGCTGGCATTTGCCCCAAGGATGAAGCTGAAGCAAGACGAAGGAGTGATTAGGCAGAACGAAGAGAAGCTTGCCAAGGTGCTTGACGTCTATGACAAGAGGCTCTCTCAGACTCGTTTCTTGGCGGGCGATGACTTCTCCTTCGCTGACCTCTCCCACCTTCCCAACGCCCACTACTTGGTCACCGCCACCGACAGGGCCCCACTATTCACCCAAAGGGACAACGTCTCCAGGTGGTGGAACGACATCTCCACCCGTCATTCCTGGAACGAGGTCCTTCGTCTCCACAAAACTGCTTATTAA
- the LOC107645335 gene encoding thioredoxin-like protein CDSP32, chloroplastic: MATITNSFIFKSPASLSVSLSSHPNKLLPLSSLQFLSTQAQSSSCGSGWQQSRVITRATSSAASGAKKASEERVQKVHSIEEFDDALRAAKNRLVVVEYASSDSLESSQIYPFMVDLSRQCNDVEFLLVMGDESDKTRDLCKREKIDKVPHFSFYKSMEKIHEEEGIGPERLVGDVLYYGDSHSAVVQLHSREDVEKLIEENKEGHKLVVLDVGLKHCGPCVKVYPTVLKLSRQMADSVVFARMNGDENDSCMQFLRDMDVVEVPTFLFIRDGVIRGRYVGSGKGELIGEILRYQGVRVTY; the protein is encoded by the exons ATGGCTACCATCACCAACAGTTTCATATTCAAGTCCCCTGCATCTCTCTCCGTCTCCCTTTCAAGCCACCCAAATAAGCTGCTTCCACTTTCTTCTCTACAATTTCTGAGCACACAAGCACAATCTTCTTCTTGTGGTTCTGGTTGGCAACAGAGCCGGGTGATTACAAGAGCCACATCATCAGCAGCATCGGGGGCGAAAAAAGCAAGCGAGGAGAGAGTTCAGAAGGTTCATAGCATTGAGGAGTTCGACGACGCGCTTAGAGCGGCGAAGAACAGGCTGGTGGTGGTAGAATACGCATCGAGTGACAGCTTGGAGAGCAGCCAGATATACCCTTTCATGGTGGACCTTAGCAGGCAATGCAACGACGTTGAGTTCCTTCTCGTGATGGGTGACGAGTCCGACAAGACCCGCGACCTCTGCAAAAGAGAGAAAATCGACAAAGTGCCTCACTTCAGCTTCTACAAGAGCATGGAGAAGATCCACGAAGAGGAAG GTATTGGACCGGAGAGGCTGGTAGGGGATGTGCTATACTACGGGGACAGCCATTCAGCAGTGGTGCAGCTGCACAGCAGGGAGGACGTGGAGAAGCTGATAGAGGAGAACAAGGAAGGGCACAAGCTGGTGGTGCTGGACGTGGGCCTCAAGCACTGCGGCCCCTGCGTCAAGGTGTACCCCACCGTCCTCAAGCTCTCCAGGCAGATGGCCGACTCCGTCGTCTTCGCCAGGATGAACGGCGACGAGAATGACAGCTGCATGCAGTTCCTCAGGGACATGGACGTCGTGGAGGTCCCCACCTTCCTGTTCATCAGAGACGGCGTCATTCGTGGCCGATATGTTGGTTCTGGCAAGGGAGAGCTCATTGGCGAGATTCTCCGCTACCAAGGTGTGCGTGTCACTTACTAA